In Nicotiana tabacum cultivar K326 chromosome 10, ASM71507v2, whole genome shotgun sequence, the DNA window AAATTAAACACTTATGTACTATAAAAATCctacacaaatattaatattGTTAGTAACGCGCTAAAGTTTCTAATTTCAAACCTAAAATGGTTTAGGAATGGACAAAGTTGCCCTTATCTCCACCTCTGGTAGCGTTAGAGGAGTCCTCTGTAACACGACTGTCTTTTTTTGTACTAAAGTTTTTGGAATATGAGCAACACAATGTAATTTCTGCAGATAGTGGATTCCCATCCTCCCAGCACTCTTCATATTTGCAAATCCTGATTATCTAGGCATGAATGTATcatatttttttcataaaaaatttagTTGACTATTTTGAGGTGAATCGGTCTAGCAATGAGGTTGCCACCAACTTATTTATTAAGTATTGTTTAAAGATTCAAAGCTCTATAAATGTTGCTTAGTTATAAATTATTTAAGCTATATGATAAAAATACGATTCAACATCAATTTGTCTCATCATGGTAAGTGGAAAGGACCAAGAAATATTGTAAAAGAAATAACGCTATTTAAATACTCCTAGTTGCCACTGAACAAAATAATGCTGGAACTTTCATTAAACAAATTCAGGTCTTACTttagcacacacacacacaaatatatatatatatatatatatatatatatatatatatatgtatgtatgtatgtatatatatatgtatgtatgtatatatatataacagctTCTTCTGCAATTAAAtatgtgaaaaagaaaaataaaaaggacaATTATcaggaattattttttttaatccaCTAGCACAAGTAACAGATAACTTTGTCCATGAGACTTTTAAGTAAAAAAGAAATTACCTAGTATTTTTTGCCACTATTAGAATTTGAATATATATGGTCTTTCATCCCACTTGATTGACTGGCCGGCCATACTCTTGGGTGTTGAAGCATCATGGATTAATGTGACTATATGTTCTTTGTTTTGTGCGCCAGATATTGATGAATGTGTAGATCCAAATACCAATTCGTGTGAAAAAAATTGCATAAATATGCCGGGGAGTTACAATTGTACCTGTCCAAAAGGATACACCGGTGATGGCAGAAAGAATGGTCGTGGCTGTATTGCACCGAACTCGAACTCTGAATTTCCATGGATCAAATTTTCTGTAGGTATAAGTTTCTCATATACTGTACTTGTCTTTAATCGCATATAGTAAATATAGTATTTTCTAAGTTATGAAATGATTAGAAAAGATGCAAATTTTGTTTTTAACTATTATTATGGCATTGGATATTTCACTACAGTAAAGGAGAGGGACAGAACCGGCAAACGGATAGCacaagtaaatatgaaaaaattccacgcctttctatattttttgttatttccaTCGTAGACCAACTTGAGTTTCTGTAGAactattttaatttatgtaaCATTCTTTCACCTTTCTATATTTAAtagtaatatttttaattttaaaatttttcttttacCCTTAATAAGATATTTCTAGCCACATAAATTTCTATATTTGTTGTAGATCACAAGTTTAAAAAATCCTCATTTATTTCTTAAACTCCCCAGTCAAACACcttcacataaattgagatatATGAAGTATTTCTTTTGTGATACATGCTCCATATAAGTGGTATTTTTGTTGCACAAGAATTTTTCATCTTCTATAAGAACCAAAAGTATTTGTATCATAGTCCTGATCACCTAGTCTTCTATAGCCAAGAATGATGTTGACTAGCATAAACACGGATTCCATAATTATTCGTTGTAAACAAACTTTAGTGGGAATATAATATTTTCCGTCAAAAGTCAAATGCTTATCTTGTGAAATCACTAGACATTGAATTAGTTTACAAAAAGAATAGATGAAAGTACAGCTCAATAGCTCATAACTTTAAAGGATAGTATATGTATAATATTTACAAGTTGCCAATATTCATGCATGTTTCTTCTCTTATATCATGAAGCCCCTATCCAAGCAAAACCAGAAATATTTTCAAGGGTATTCAGACTTGGAAGAAGTAAATAAAATTTtccgacaaagggtgttcaatatatgttttATACATTTAAAAtcaatattttacttatatacacagtgtacgtttttataatatattttggCAAAGGGTGGTCATACCACACTTTGAAAAAGGTGGCCTCGCCCCTGCCCTGGCCCCTTTACGTTTTTAATCCGTCCGAATAGCTTAAATCCCCACTCTTTCTAGTACAGTAAAGAAGGGTTAAATGTTTTCTTATAAATAACACAGGTATGGGAGTTGGTTTTATGTCCCTAGTAGTTGGGACAACTTGGCTCTATTTCAGCATCAAGAAAAGAAAACTCATTAAACTTCGGGAAAAATTCTTTCAACAAAATGGTGGTTTTCTCTTGAAACAACGAATATCTTCTGACGAGGGTGGTGTGGAAACAACAAAAGTTTTTACAGCGGAAGAGTTGAAGAAGGCTACAAACAACTATGCAAATGATAGAATTCTTGGTCGTGGTGGAAATGGCATTGTCTACAAAGGTATTCTATCTGATAATCGCATTGTTGCAATTAAAAAATCTAAGTTTGTGGACGAGGATCAGGTTGAGCAGTTCATTAATGAGGTACTTATTCTTACTCAAGTCAATCACAGAAATGTTGTGAGACTCTTTGGATGTTGTTTGGAAGCTGAAGTTCCTTTACTAGTTTACGAATACGTTTCTCATGGAACTCTTTATGAGCATATCCACAATCAACATGGAGCTCCTTGGTTATCTTGGCAAAATCGGCTAAGAGTTGCTACTGAGACAGCAAGTGCACTTGCTTACCTTCATTCATCTGCGGCAATGCCAATAATTCACAGAGATGTCAAGTCTGCTAATTTATTATTGGATGATGTTTATATTGCGAAAGTGGCAGATTTTGGAGCTTCAAGACTAATCCCTCTTGATCAAACGCATCTTGCTACATTGGTTCAAGGGACATTAGGTTATTTGGATCCTGAATATTTCCGCACTAGTCAATTGACTGAGAAAAGTGATGTTTATAGTTTTGGAGTAGTTCTTGCGGAACTTTTGACAGGAATAAAACCTATTTCTAGGGACAAAAATAACGAGGACAAAAATTTGGCAGAGTATTTTGTTTTATCCTTGAGAAAGAATCAATTGTTTCAAATTCTTGATCGCAGAGTGGTAAGAGAAGGAAGCCTGGAGCAACTCCAAAAGGTGGCTGAGTTAGTAAAGAGTTGTCTTAGTTTGCATGGTGAAGATAGGCCTACTATGAAGGAAGTGGCGATGGAACTTGAAAGTTTAAGAAAGTTCACCAAAAATAACCCTTGGCCTAACGGACATGGAcatgaagaaaatgaagatgaaattTCAGATCTTTATACAATTCACTTTGACTCTAATACAGGCGCCAACAACTTCTCTGGACAACATAGTTCCAACTCCAACACGAATAGTAGCAGTTTTTTCGATCAATATAGTTTGGATAGTTCTTCAGTGATGTTTAACAAAAATATCCCACGGTGATCTAAACCAGAAAGCTAAAAAATATGATGATTCATGAAGATTTTCTGCAGTTGTATGTTCTTGCCTTCGCGTCTTTCTTTAATATtgaattttctgatgtattttgtTTGCTTTTTGATTTGTATTTTTCTCTTGAGAGTCAAAGTCCGACTAAACTTATGATTCAAATGTgttgtttttcatttttatatGAGAAAAATTTGTTGTTTATGGTATCTTTGTAtatcattttaattatttattgaaAAGTAAGTTGATTTATGTTCGATTTAGGAATACGAAGATGTGTTTGCTTGATCTAATTAAGGTCTCTCATTTTTGGGTAACTCCTTTTCAGTTTATAATTTGTTACAGCAATTCATCAACTTATTTGGTGTCTGCTCTTACAGAGTTGATGCAGTTTACAATAACCAAAATCATAGAAAACAGGACGACAAATTTGTTTTCTTGACAACATTTTAGCTAGGAAAGTgaggagaaatataaatatacaataattatatacataaaattaTTATCTCATAATAAAACGAGAAACAATATACATAAAAGGTAGGAATTTGACTCTCAAGGCAATAGAATCCTCGACGGAAAAGTATTCTATATATGCAAACCAAAATTCAAAGAGAAAGGTACAaattaaaagcaaaaaaaattacatcagaaaattcAACATTGAAGAAAGACGAGGACGAAAGGAGCATAAAATCTTCATCAATCATCATATTGCCCTTCTGTTTTGGATCAATGGGCTATTTGTATTAGGAGTACTATATATCAATGAAGAACTATCTGAACTATATTGTCCAGAAAAGTTGCTGCTATTTGTGTTGGAGTTGGAACTATATTGTCCAGAGAAATTGTTGATACCTGTATTAGAATCAATTGGAATTGTATAAAGATCTGATACTTCATCTTCATTCTCTTCATGTCCATGTCCGTTAGGCCAAGGGTTATTTTTGGTGAACTTTCTTAAACTTTCAAGTTCCATTGCTACTTCTTTCATCGTAGGCCTATTTTCTCCGTGCAGTTGAAGGCAACTCTTCACAAGCTCAGCCACCTTTTGAAGTTGCTCGAGGCTCCCTTCCCTTACTACTCTGCGATCAAGAATTTGAAACAATTGATTCTTTCTCATGGACAAAACAAAATACTCCGCCAAATTTTTGTCCTCGCCATTTCTGTCCCTCGAAATAGGTTTCATTCCTGTCAAAAGTTCTGCAAGGACTACTCCGAAACTATAAACATCACTTTTCTCAGTCAGTTGACTTGTGCGAAAATATTCAGGATCCAAGTACCCTAATGTCCCTTGAACCAATGTAGCGAGATGTGTTTGATCAAGAGGGATTAATCTGGAAGCTCCAAAATCTGCCACTTTTGCAGTGTAAACATCATCCAATAATAAGTTGGCAGACTTGACATCTCTGTGAATTATAGGCATTGCCGCGGATGAATGAAGATATGCAAGTGCACTTGCTGTCTCAGTAGCAACTCTTAGCCGATTTTGCCAAGATAACCAAGGCACTCCATTTTGATTGTGGATATGCTCATAAAGAGTTCCATGAGAAACGTATTCATAGACCAGTAAAGGAACTTCAGCTTCCAAACAACATCCAAAGAGTCTCACAACATTTCTGTGATTGACTTGGGTAAGAATAAGTACCTCATTGATGAACTGTTCAACTTGATCCTCGTCCACAAACTTAGATTTTTTAATCGCAACTATGTGATTATCAGGTAAAATACCTTTATAGACAATTCCATTTCCACCGCGACCAAGAATTCTATCATTGGCATAGTTGTTTGTAGCCTTCTTCAACTCTTCAGCGGTGAAAATTTTGGCTGCTTCCACACCTCCCTCGTCGGAAGAGATCCGTTGTTTCAAGAGCAAACCACCATTTTGCTGGAAGAATTTTTCCCGAAGTTTAATGAGGTTTCTTTTCTTGATGCTGAAATAGAGCCAAGTTGTCCCAACCACTAGGGACATAAAACCTACTCCCATACCtgtgtttgtatatatataaaaaaataaaattaaatcccTCTTTATTGGATTTTAGCTATTTGGACGGATTAAAGACATAAAGGGATCAAGGAGCTTCATGATCTAAGAGAATGGACATGTATGATCCTTTACAGTGTGGTATCAGTTTGCCTGTTCTGTctctttctttaattcttttttatATCACTTTTTGTTACTGGGACGGGCGTCTCTAAAGATTGGAGAAATATACAACATCATAATCAATAGTTACTAAAGATGAAAATTGCATCTTTTCTAGTGATTTCCTAACTTTGAAGATACTCTGTACTATATGTGAGTAGAGACAAGTTTAATTTTCTGGGGAAACTTACCTACAGAAAACTTAATCCATGGGAATTCAGAGTTTGAGCTTGGCGCAATACAGCCACGACCATTTTTTTTGCCATCACCGGTGTATCCTTCTGGACAAGAACAATTGTAACTCCCCGGCGTGTTTATGCAGATTTTTTCACAAGAATTAGCATTTGGATCTGCACATTCATCAATATCTGGCATGCAAAACAGAGAAAATTAGTCTTATTAATCGCTGACGCTGTCttttttatctattttttatatacggaaaagggttcaaaatgcccctaaACTATTGGAAAAGGTTTAAAAATACCCTTCATTCACCTATTGGGCTAAAAATACCCCTACATCCACCTTTTTGGTTCTGCCCTTTGACCGTTAGGTCAAtgctgaattaaaaataattattattctttttgtaaaactttaaaaaaatatttttattttttttaaactaatgcaccagtagtccactaatttagtaagtcttcttcttcttcttttttcagtttttacaaaaatatattttttttctgtttttttcagttttttaaagtatttttttgtaaaaactgaaaaaaattgtagaaacagaaaaaaaaattatttttaataaaatattttcgttttttaaaaactgaaaaaaatatttttaacaaaatattttcgtctttgaaaaatatttttttccagtttttttaaaaaacgaaaataaaatgaaatgctttaaaaaacataaaaaaatgaaaaaaaatatatttttcaaaaatgaaaatattatattaaaaacatttttttctgtttttacaaaaaatttcaggttttacaaaaaaaatgctttaaaaaacggaaaaaatgaaaaaaaattttgttgtaaaaactgaaaaaaataagaagactttactaaattagtggactattggttcattagtttaaaaaataaaaatatttaacaaaatattttttttaagttttttataaaaagaataataattatttttaatttagcaTTGACCTAACGGTCAAAAGGCATAAGTGAACCAAAAAAGTGGATGGAGGAGTATTTTTAGCTCAATAGGTGGATGAAGGGTATTTTTAAACCTTTTCCAATAGTTTAGGGGTATTTTCAACCCTTTTCtgttttatatatacatatttactAACAAAAATTGTGATTACACCGTAGTAAGATGTGAAATTGTTTAACGAAAATTCCAGCATTATTTTGTGCACTTATGGCAACTAGGACTATTTAATTAAGCTTGGCAACTAGGAACATTTAAATTTTAAACAGCTCTCagatcttgcttcttttgctctGCCTTGCTCCTTTTCAATGTATCTTGACCTTTTCCACTTAAGATAACGAAACAAGTTGAACCATATTCTTTATCATATAAAAGGTATTAAATATATGTAGCTTTGAATCTTTTTTTGAGCAAATAAGTTACTAACAACCTCATTGCTAGAACAATGCAACTCAAAATAGTTTATTCAATTAAAATTACAGCTGCGTTGTCTATCATGCATAAAGTCCTCCTTATCTATAACATTATTAATATTCCACATAATTTTCGTATAAGTTAGTAACAAATTACTATAAGCTGATGAAGAACAATTCGAATTCAACTTTTAAAAGTATTAAGTGAGATTAAAAAAATAGAGGTGATCAAACTGCCTcctgcaaaagaaagaaaaaacaaaaaggcagaaaaagagaaaaacaagacTCGGCAATTTATATCTATTAAGTCAAACTTTGGTAAGAGGGATGAATTACTCATAAGCTAATTTGGTCAGACTCGGTGCAGATATCCGATACAGAGTATAGATTCAAAAGTCGGATTCGATAAAATCTAAATTTTAATATTCGGGGGTCGAGGGGAGGGGGGTGCGTATCCGGGTATGGATCTGATTGTTCAGATTCGactaagaaaattcaaaattataaatatAGATCTATAAAGATATTCTAAATTTTTATTGAAACAACAAATATGAGACAAAAGAACTATAATAGTGAAGGTATGCTATTTCCCGTATCTTAAATCTGTTTTATCTTTTATTTGAgaaattaaaatctcaaattttttcccaaatttttctatcGAATCCAGTCAAAATATCCGAAGTTTGTTGACCGAATCCCAAACTTATACCGCACCCACACTTGTCCAATGTCATGCTGAGACGGGTTCGGCATAAAAAATAAAGAGTCTGTGCAACTTAGGTAATAAGTCCAATCCAGGTTTGAACCCAAAGAGCAAACATAGAACTGCTCCCTCAATTCAAAAAAGAGTGATACTATTTTCTTATTAGTCCGTTAAAAAAACAATGCACTTTCCTAACGTCAAGAAAAATTTAACTTGAATATCCCATTTTGTCTAGTGACAAACTTTTATAGCCATATAAATTTATGACATGCTTAAAATCATAAGTTTGAAACTTTTTATGTCCACACAAAAGTGATGacatactccctccatttcaatttagatgagatagtttgactcgacacggagtttaagaaacaaaaaaggtttttgaaacttgtggtcttaagaGCTTAAGGGTTAAGaattttgtggggccatgacatctgtgtggttataaaagcttctcattaaagataaaatgggtaaaatgaagaatttaacgttgaattatttccaattatagaaatgtattattttttttggaacggactaataaggaaaatgtgtcatctaaattgaaccAAATGGAATAGTTAAGACCACAAGTTTAAAAAAAGTTCTTCATCTCTTTCTTTAAGCTCCGTACTCAATCATACAatatcatataaattgaaacagtAGGAATATCTACTAAGTCAAACTTCAATGAGAGGGATGTATTAGTGATTACTCAACTTCACCTCCAATGTCAGGTCCAGATTTGAATCGAAAGAGCAAATTGAGTACTACTATTGATTTTCTAGGGATAGtggtgttaaaaaaaaaaaaattcttctatAAACAAAAAGGAAGTTCAAACATGTGATAAAGTAGAGAAATCAAGTTACCTTGGCAGCCAAAGCCAATATATGGATTGCCTTCATATCCCGAGTTACAGTTGCACCTATAACCACCAACACCGGTGTCGGAATCAACACACATGCTATTCTCCAGGCAAGCATAATCGTCGCGTTTCTGTGCTTCAACACAAGTAAGATTTCCAATAGCCCAATCTAACACAATGGGAACATTATCCATAATCTTCTTCGCAAAATTAACATCAGTGAGATCCTGTACACCCCTGAATTCGAAGCGGCTCGCCTCACCAAGAAATGCATAGCCACATGGATTAAACGACCACGATCCGCTATGATTTTTCGTGCTTATCATAGATGTATTGAAATATTTCAAGCCTTTTGGTATTGATATTTGGCAGCAACCAAAACCCATACATTTTCCTTCAACTACTTCACTTGAGCTACTACAGAGAGCGGGGCAACCATTCGCGAAGTTACGTCCATTTATGATACCACCATCATCACAACCAACCACAGTGAATCTGCCAAGGTGAATTTACAATTTAGAATCAGTAACTTTAGATGTAAAAAGATGGCGAAATCAACTCATTTTTAGTAATACTATCAATCGGTCCGTGTTAATTTAAACGGGTTGAGTTATAGCATACTTGATCCGGTGGATTTCAATCTTTGGGTCAAAAAGTGTTAAAATAGTATAACCCCATATGTCAAACTACAATCCAAATTTAtagttaaaatagcacggtctagccagtttttggactggtcattcaaaaatagcaagCGTTtgccaagtcaatgaaaaataaccattattttgttgcaacagagaccggtctagcataatatactggaattcgctgcacctgtgtatgaactttcagcatattatgctggaccggtatactttgcactggagcaccggtgctccaaactccagtatattatgctggagtatttttccggattttgaacagtgttttcgttcagatttatctttacatgaaaagtggctaaatttcgattacttttgaaattgtggctatttttgaatgaccacttgtaaatatggctatttttgaatttctcccaatttATACATACAAAATCAGATTTGAGATTGAAAATTATGTAAACATAGGAAGAATATAAACTACTCTCTCTATTTCAATTTTACGTGAACTTATTTTGACTGGGCacaaaatttataaaagaaatactttttaaaaaaaaacttgtggCCCTAAACAAGGgcataatatttgtgtgattataattCTTTTGAAACTTATGGCGTTAAATATACCAAAGTAAGAAATGAACATTTTTAAAACATGTGatcttaaataaatcataatattatatatataattcttttaaaactTATGGTGTTAAATATACCAAAGtgtttgtgtgactataaaagtTTTTCATTGAGGTTgaattgaaaatttaaattaaatattaccaaatttagaaatgatCATTCTTTCTAAACTGTACTAAAGAAGAAATATGTTCATAGAATGGAGAGAGTAATTAGAGAAAACATTGGTTTTgtttcgaaaaaaaaatattattaaagagAGATTGGAGTCTGGCTCATGTTAGATGGGTTAGCTTATGACCCATTATTTTTTTGACCCATCTTAATTCAACAATTTTGGTCTAAGCTAACTGCGATTGATTGAGCATGCTATATATGAGCATTTCTAAAAATCATTTTGCATGTATATGATTGGAGCAGAAAACTATAGGTTCAGTTCTAGATACTGGATAGGCCAGGTACCTGTTGAGGGAAGAGAAACTGTAAGGACTTGATCTTCCTAAACCCATCCAAGCAAGATCATCTTGAAGCAAAACTCCTGTTGATGAGAAACACTTCCTATTTATGCTATTTGATATTCGCATTTCAGCATCTGAGATGtcgtagactttgatgttatatatGAAGGGTGTTTGAGAACCTGTTGCGTTAGTGACACAGTTGATCTCGAAACTTGCGTCTAATGCACAACCAGATCCTAAACCAATTCCAAATGGATATGGAACTGTAAGATTTCCACACTGTTTCGGACATCCTGGTTTTGTGATGTTAGCAGCTTTGGTTATGGTGGTGGTCGGAGTGGTGGTGTTGGTTGGCGGCGAAGTGGTGTTGGTGGGTGGAGAAGTGGTGGGACTGGTGGtgggaggaggaggagaaggggTGTTAGGGGTGGTAAATTGGGCGGTGGCTAATGTCAAGAttagcaaaaagaaaaagaaattggggAGTTGGAAAGAAAGCAGAGCAACTTGATTATGCTGCATGGTTATGGGAGATATAATGTAAAAGAACGTATTGAGTAACGGGTGTCATATATAGGACTAAGAGAAAATGGCTTAGCAACTAGGAATGTGGTACCGTGGTAAGTATTATTATGGAGTTTCAGTATAAATCCGGATGTAATCGGGGCCCAATGCAAATACAGGATACCGGGtgagaaaaccaaaaaaaagaaaaagaagaaaatatgactTTGGATACTGAGATGCAAAATTTAGTGGTTATTAGTAAACTACGTAACTGTATTCAGTAATATTTCATAAaagtatcttttctttttctgttattgCGAATGACAATTAGGCATGCTAATAAAAATGTCGACGACGTTGACAATCTCAGTTCTGTCTTTTTAATAGTGTGCCCACCACACAGcaaaaactttgacaaaatcaaagtcGACAAGGAATCATTAAGGTGAATGGATACGAAATTCGGGTTGAAATTTGAGCAGAGAAGAAAAATTTCTGTCTAAGTCCGGGTAGAAAATCTTATTCGGTACAAATTCTCTCTTTCTAAGTTTGGGTAGATAAAAGTGTAAGTATGTTGAAAGAAGTTACTCCTTCCggttcaaaataagtgattttctaGCTGTTTTCgcacatattaagaaattcaccttttaatattaattagtaatgaaattgaccatattaacattTACTATCTCTTTTACATAaatactcctaacacatactccaacattaTTTACTCTAAGGACaatatagaaaaaaataattaattcattcttgaaatctaaaaaaaaacacttattttgaactataaaaaaaaaaagact includes these proteins:
- the LOC107797767 gene encoding wall-associated receptor kinase 2, translated to MQHNQVALLSFQLPNFFFFLLILTLATAQFTTPNTPSPPPPTTSPTTSPPTNTTSPPTNTTTPTTTITKAANITKPGCPKQCGNLTVPYPFGIGLGSGCALDASFEINCVTNATGSQTPFIYNIKVYDISDAEMRISNSINRKCFSSTGVLLQDDLAWMGLGRSSPYSFSSLNRFTVVGCDDGGIINGRNFANGCPALCSSSSEVVEGKCMGFGCCQISIPKGLKYFNTSMISTKNHSGSWSFNPCGYAFLGEASRFEFRGVQDLTDVNFAKKIMDNVPIVLDWAIGNLTCVEAQKRDDYACLENSMCVDSDTGVGGYRCNCNSGYEGNPYIGFGCQDIDECADPNANSCEKICINTPGSYNCSCPEGYTGDGKKNGRGCIAPSSNSEFPWIKFSVGMGVGFMSLVVGTTWLYFSIKKRNLIKLREKFFQQNGGLLLKQRISSDEGGVEAAKIFTAEELKKATNNYANDRILGRGGNGIVYKGILPDNHIVAIKKSKFVDEDQVEQFINEVLILTQVNHRNVVRLFGCCLEAEVPLLVYEYVSHGTLYEHIHNQNGVPWLSWQNRLRVATETASALAYLHSSAAMPIIHRDVKSANLLLDDVYTAKVADFGASRLIPLDQTHLATLVQGTLGYLDPEYFRTSQLTEKSDVYSFGVVLAELLTGMKPISRDRNGEDKNLAEYFVLSMRKNQLFQILDRRVVREGSLEQLQKVAELVKSCLQLHGENRPTMKEVAMELESLRKFTKNNPWPNGHGHEENEDEVSDLYTIPIDSNTGINNFSGQYSSNSNTNSSNFSGQYSSDSSSLIYSTPNTNSPLIQNRRAI